A single Anopheles arabiensis isolate DONGOLA chromosome X, AaraD3, whole genome shotgun sequence DNA region contains:
- the LOC120906229 gene encoding uncharacterized protein LOC120906229 — MEGTLLDTAEECSGNSCAVQKKIDQLELEKKLLTLQKEVSEMKLQTQVLARASGLLEYNALKQTLIETFQQTYSVESVYHELRSRRLSTSKSTITYFIDMKNIARKAKIPEGELVDIIIEGINDPVNTAAMRYAARQMDDLLPLLKRYEEMRTRHQPSTSAPKDRRSTRDVPMNIEHVKCYNCLQQGHYQSQCQRPQRPHGSCFRCSKTGHSHRECPNRNNVPAAAVHSMDMESGYLQQIPAMQEYYSNSNNNRVQTMTSSFPIVCVSVGNQLCEAVIDTCSDVTLMRWDLFQELKLNCNELKPSARVIKGYGGKKSNVCGELTIRATIDEVEEKIRFVVVPSNSIDTKVLIGIDVLKRVNYVITNGHAKITKQQEEEEKPTSVDDRWVYRIVCESHQEIDAPSNYRRVICDMVNNYEPAKISNVESEMKILVNNEEVVRTLPRRIAPLEKEVVRKQVREWLNDGIIQPSRSPYASAVVVVPKKDGSHRVCVDYREMNKRIVRDSYPMPNIEDQIDQLADARVYSVLDLKNSYFHVKVEKESRQYTSFVTTDGQYEFLRAPFGLCLSGNAFGRFIDAVLHELIIDGTVMAFVDDIIIPSRDEEHGLASLRRVLEVAQRAGLHFN, encoded by the exons atggaaggCACACTGTTGGACACTGCTGAAGAATGTTCCGGTAATAGCTGTGCCGTTCAGAAGAAAATTGATCAGCTGGAGCTGGAGAAGAAACTACTGACCTTGCAGAAGGAAGTTTCGGAGATGAAGCTGCAGA CTCAAGTATTAGCTCGAGCTTCAGGTTTATTAGAATATAATGCTCTGAAGCAAACACTCATCGAAACATTTCAACAAACATATTCCGTTGAAAGTGTTTATCACGAGCTACGCAGTCGCCGCCTTTCTACCTCCAAATCGACCATAACATACTTCATTGACATGAAGAATATTGCCAGGAAAGCGAAAATTCCCGAGGGTGAGCTTGTTGACATCATAATCGAAGGTATAAATGATCCGGTCAACACCGCCGCTATGCGTTATGCTGCTCGTCAGATGGATGATCTCCTACCCTTGCTGAAAAGATATGAAGAGATGCGGACACGTCACCAGCCGTCAACATCTGCACCCAAGGACAGACGATCTACTCGCGACGTACCCATGAACATCGAGCACGTGAAGTGCTACAATTGTCTGCAACAAGGGCATTATCAAAGCCAATGCCAACGACCCCAACGTCCTCATGGATCGTGTTTCCGGTGTTCGAAGACGGGACATTCACATCGCGAATGTCCGAACCGTAACAACGTACCAGCCGCTGCGGTGCATTCAATGGATATGGAATCGGGTTATTTACAACAAATTCCAGCCATGCAGGAG TACTACAGTAacagtaataataatagaGTTCAAACAATGACGAGCTCATTtccaattgtgtgtgtgtcagttgGAAACCAGTTGTGCGAAGCGGTGATCGATACGTGCAGTGATGTGACGCTCATGCGCTGGGATTTGTTCCAGGAATTAAAACTCAATTGTAATGAGTTGAAACCGTCTGCACGGGTAATAAAAGGCTATGgtggaaaaaaaagcaacgtgTGTGGTGAGCTGACGATCCGTGCTACCATCGATGAAGTTGAGGAGAAAATTCGTTTCGTGGTGGTACCTTCGAATTCTATCGACACCAAAGTGCTGATAGGAATCGATGTGCTCAAAAGGGTTAACTACGTTATCACAAACGGTCATGCAAAGATAACAAAGCAacaggaggaagaggaaaaacCCACGAGTGTTGATGATCGTTGGGTGTATCGTATAGTTTGTGAAAGTCATCAAGAAATAGACGCACCGTCAAATTATCGTCGCGTGATTTGTGATATGGTTAATAATTATGAACCAGCAAAGATTTCTAACGTTGAAAGTGAGATGAAAATATTAGTGAACAACGAGGAGGTAGTGCGTACGTTGCCAAGAAGAATAGCTCCGCTAGAGAAAGAGGTGGTAAGGAAACAAGTTCGCGAATGGTTAAACGACGGAATAATTCAGCCATCGCGAAGCCCTTACGCTAGCGCAGTTGTGGTTGTACCGAAGAAGGATGGATctcaccgtgtgtgtgtggattatCGTGAGATGAATAAGAGGATCGTGCGGGACTCTTATCCGATGCCCAATATCGAAGACCAGATTGATCAGTTGGCAGATGCTCGTGTGTACAGTGTATTAGATCTGAAAAATTCGTATTTTCACGTCAAGGTGGAGAAGGAAAGTCGCCAGTACACATCTTTCGTAACAACGGATGGGCAGTATGAGTTTTTACGTGCTCCGTTTGGATTGTGTCTCAGCGGCAATGCGTTTGGACGCTTCATCGATGCAGTACTTCATGAGTTGATCATAGACGGTACCGTGATGGCCTTCGTAGATGACATCATCATTCCGTCTCGAGACGAGGAGCATGGTTTGGCGTCTTTGCGGCGAGTTTTGGAAGTGGCACAGCGGGCAGGACTTCActtcaattga
- the LOC120906231 gene encoding uncharacterized protein LOC120906231 encodes MRHYTQLASRLQALEEAKREFESVRDKVLLELDDYDEQLINEERNQFYEQYHSVNGFLSDKRGVDEGERPFSNSTMAVSMNSSARVRLPKIELPTFDGDITQWVTFKDRFVSMVHDVAEISEVMKLQYLLASLKGDALASFEHVQLVAENYDTTWKALLERYDDSKILRREYFKALYRLEPMTAASAEELTRVVNECKRLVRGMERLKEPINQWDTPLTSMVVDWDDLQ; translated from the exons ATGCGACATTATACTCAGTTAGCGAGTCGATTGCAGGCGTTAGAAGAAGCTAAGCGAGAGTTTGAAAGTGTGAGGGACAAGGTATTGCTGGAGCTGGACGATTATGATGAACAATTAATTAACGAAGAACGAAACCAATTTTACGAACAGTATCACAGTGTAAATGGTTTTCTCAGTGACAAACGAGGTGTAGATGAAGGGGAACGTCCATTTTCCAACAGCACGATGGCGGTGTCAATGAACTCGAGTGCGAGAGTAAGGCTACCTAAGATTGAGTTACCAACGTTTGATGGCGACATAACTCAATGGGTAACCTTTAAGGATCGATTTGTATCGATGGTGCATGACGTGGCAGAAATATCGGAAGTGATGAAGCTGCAGTATTTGCTAGCCTCGCTGAAGGGCGACGCATTGGCATCGTTCGAACACGTCCAGCTCGTCGCAGAAAATTATGATACAACATGGAAGGCGCTGCTGGAACGCTATGATGATAGCAAGATTCTTCGTCGGGAATATTTCAAGGCGCTGTACCGGCTGGAGCCCATGACCGCTGCTTCCGCAGAGGAACTCACTCGAGTGGTAAACGAATGTAAACGTTTAGTGAGAGGCATGGAAAGGTTGAAGGAACCCATTAATCAGTGGGACACCCCGCTCACCAGCATG GTGGTAGACTGGGACGATCTACAGTAA